The following proteins are encoded in a genomic region of Garra rufa chromosome 22, GarRuf1.0, whole genome shotgun sequence:
- the LOC141298206 gene encoding serine/threonine-protein kinase SBK1-like, which translates to MSSSPVVSRVSVDILEELQLFAAQNLEKVEVNKYYEVIRELGKGTYGKVDLVIHKIRGTKMALKFLKKKTTKLKSFLREYSISLYLSPCPFIINMFGIAFETEEYYVFAQEYAPSGDLFDIIPPQVGLPEPVAKRCVHQVAIALDYLHSKKLVHRDIKPENILIFDKECRKVKLSDFGMTRRAGSPVKRVSGTIPYTAPELCDTSKHEGFCVDYSTDVWAFGVLLFCMLTGNFPWEKAMPSDTFYEEFVRWQRRRTGAVPSQWRRFTDEALRMFRKLLALEQERRCLVKEVFAHFGHRWMLDGQAGGSHHQAALNSSSEEEELLVDRMKQQTLSPTASKTNTVESGAAHHFTSVSTNSSVSSTNSYERSARDSPPSSRILVTTPIEICV; encoded by the exons ATGAGCTCCTCTCCCGTCGTCTCACGCGTGTCCGTCGACATCCTGGAGGAACTGCAGCTCTTCGCAGCTCAAAACCTGGAGAAGGTGGAGGTCAACAAATACTATGAAGTCATACGAGAGCTGGGGAAGGGCACCTACGGGAAGGTGGACCTCGTCATTCATAAGATCAGAG GTACCAAGATGGCTCTGAAGTTTCTAAAGAAGAAAACAACCAAGCTGAAGAGTTTCTTGAGAGAGTACAGCATCTCCCTCTATCTGTCTCCATGTCCTTTCATAATCAACATGTTTGGCATTGCGTTCGAAACGGAGGAGTACTATGTTTTTGCGCAGGAATATGCGCCGTCCGGCGACCTGTTCGATATCATTCCACCACAG GTGGGACTGCCGGAGCCAGTGGCAAAGCGCTGCGTCCATCAGGTGGCCATCGCTCTGGATTACCTGCACTCTAAAAAGCTAGTGCACAGAGACATCAAGCCTGAGAACATCTTAATCTTTGACAAGGAGTGTCGCAAGGTCAAGCTGTCGGACTTCGGCATGACTCGGCGTGCGGGCTCGCCAGTAAAGCGCGTGAGCGGCACCATCCCGTACACGGCACCCGAGCTCTGTGACACATCCAAGCATGAGGGCTTCTGCGTGGACTACAGCACGGATGTGTGGGCCTTCGGAGTGCTGCTGTTCTGCATGCTGACCGGGAACTTCCCCTGGGAGAAGGCCATGCCATCCGACACCTTCTACGAGGAGTTTGTGCGCTGGCAGAGGCGGCGGACCGGTGCGGTGCCTTCGCAGTGGCGCCGATTCACAGACGAAGCTCTGCGCATGTTCCGAAAGCTACTGGCCCTGGAGCAGGAGCGCCGCTGCTTAGTCAAGGAGGTATTCGCGCATTTCGGCCACCGTTGGATGCTGGATGGACAGGCGGGTGGAAGCCACCATCAGGCCGCTCTGAACTCTTCATCTGAGGAGGAGGAGCTGCTGGTGGACCGTATGAAGCAGCAGACCTTGTCTCCGACGGCTTCCAAGACCAACACCGTGGAGTCAGGAGCGGCTCACCACTTCACCTCCGTGTCCACTAACAGCTCCGTGTCTTCCACCAACAGCTACGAGCGCTCAGCCAGAGACAGCCCGCCGAGCAGCCGCATCCTGGTCACGACGCCTATTGAGATCTGCGTGTAG
- the LOC141297856 gene encoding uncharacterized protein yields MEEPPSDSDGLQPQDLSSACNLPNIFDLTRNEECLLKANPIVVQTPGWFVNPGTSNGILLPETDPDLLPLPTDQIQPDNALSNTTVTLSYVSRSHVFSEHSPIYGVPSLGKAFALHPAAYDPGKLVTDAGDAALSVDQHCLQQVSVPVGLTACDQFGFMSPAQVVENVAAFCYLQPPPDLQDVENLALETLKSLQADPGECRFPISVDELQNGAANGLWNVRPFEGGFPEDNGTNADGLHRNANPEVVFLISRSEEPVVLPNDGFAISLNQDFVSPLDPESPSAEPIEDVFTLPQTANSPSGAKQEEEFDSTVAEAADTELPKMPTEKTDKTCNTESVHVDDASSEETDTDASKTCNDLSSSGKLERKRLPPRAGRGVRMEAIVQDIHPVRLSRTCKRKVQTSKSKKNMLERIRKVVEVKKKQQQKKKEETEVRRSSRRKATLSTSSSAKTLDAFVKRTKKKSSRRLRNHHSVSVKHQKPTLAHQSPKKSAKRKRKKNNVGRASFFPPQEPEIKLKCLKHKEEKKDVRDDTFAPYVRLQMKDFPVCTIINYPEDSLRIKQGKRSQCGGFVSGVMPTTPGLQYGRVCVDAAQRDVLVCSLCGGSANAMDLGDLHGPYYPEGFKAASKVVSNPQEEENSDSDLSFRGKHVPECFWTSDSELSNGPSSSKRPRTDGDTDWFSPPIVPLDANEHWLHEDCAIWSAGVFLVRGKLYGLENAVRLAKTSVCSTCQRKGATLGCVLKGCPSKYHYTCALRSGCVLNEDNFSMKCRKHKNKSIKGSSYHQINR; encoded by the exons ATGGAAGAGCCTCCCAGCGACTCAGATGGTCTACAGCCTCAGGATCTGTCCTCCGCCTGCAACCTCCCCAACATCTTCGACCTGACGCGGAACGAGGAATGCCTTCTAAAAGCCAACCCCATTGTCGTCCAGACGCCAGGCTGGTTTGTCAATCCTGGGACCAGCAATGGAATATTGCTTCCCGAAACCGACCCTGATCTGCTTCCGCTTCCCACAGACCAGATCCAACCGGATAATGCGCTTTCCAACACGACCGTCACGCTCTCCTACGTGAGCCGGTCGCACGTCTTCTCAGAGCATTCCCCGATCTACGGCGTTCCTTCTTTGGGCAAAGCGTTTGCGTTGCATCCCGCTGCGTACGATCCCGGAAAGCTGGTGACGGATGCAGGAGATGCGGCTCTTTCAGTGGACCAACACTGTCTCCAGCAGGTGTCCGTACCGGTCGGATTGACGGCGTGCGATCAGTTCGGTTTCATGTCGCCGGCTCAGGTTGTTGAAAACGTGGCGGCGTTCTGCTACCTTCAGCCACCTCCGGATTTGCAAGATGTGGAAAACCTGGCTTTGGAAACGCTTAAATCTTTACAAGCCGATCCTGGCGAGTGCAGGTTCCCAATCAGTGTGGACGAGCTCCAAAACGGAGCTGCGAACGGCCTGTGGAACGTCAGACCCTTCGAAGGAGGATTTCCGGAGGACAATGGCACGAATGCTGATGGTTTGCACCGGAACGCCAATCCGGAGGTTGTCTTTCTCATCTCAAGGTCTGAGGAGCCTGTGGTTTTACCGAACGATGGCTTTGCCATTTCGTTAAACCAAGACTTTGTTAGTCCGTTAGATCCCGAGTCTCCGTCAGCAGAGCCGATAGAGGATGTTTTCACTTTGCCGCAAACCGCAAACTCTCCGAGTGGAGCAAAGCAAGAGGAAGAGTTTGATTCTACAGTGGCAGAAGCAGCAGACACAGAATTGCCAAAAATGCCAACAGAGAAGACTGACAAAACATGCAACACAGAGTCTGTGCATGTCGACGATGCATCCTCAGAAGAAACCGACACGGATGCATCTAAAACATGCAATGATTTGTCATCTAGCGGCAAGCTTGAGAGGAAAAGGCTGCCTCCGAGAGCTGGACGAGGTGTGAGAATGGAAGCCATTGTTCAAGACATCCATCCCGTCAGATTGAGTCGCACGTGTAAAAGAAAAGTTCAGACGAGCAAGTCCAAGAAAAACATGCTGGAAAGGATTCGCAAAGTGGTGGAGGTGAAGAAGAAGCAGCAGCAGAAGAAGAAAGAAGAAACCGAGGTCAGACGTTCAAGTAGACGCAAAGCCACACTATCTACCTCATCTTCCGCAAAGACGTTAGATGCATTTGTAAAACGCACAAAGAAAAAGTCCTCTAGGAGGTTAAGAAACCACCATTCGGTGTCAGTCAAGCATCAAAAACCAACATTGGCTCACCAAAGCCCGAAGAAATCTGCCAAACGGAAGCGAAAGAAAAACAACGTCGGGCGTGCGTCATTTTTCCCACCACAGGAACCCGAAATCAAACTCAAGTGTCTGAAACACAAAGAGGAGAAGAAGGACGTGCGGGACGACACCTTCGCGCCTTACGTGCGCTTGCAGATGAAGGACTTCCCGGTCTGTACAATCATCAACTATCCTGAGGACAGCCTCCGGATCAAACAGGGAAAGCGAAGCCAGTGTGGTGGATTTGTGTCTGGCGTGATGCCCACGACGCCTGGCTTGCAGTACGGACGGGTTTGCGTGGACGCGGCGCAACGGGACGTCCTGGTTTGCTCTCTCTGCGGCGGCTCGGCCAATGCGATGGATCTCGGGGACTTGCATGGGCCGTATTACCCTGAAGGTTTCAAAGCAGCGTCTAAAGTGGTTTCTAATCCACAGGAGGAGGAAAATAGTGACTCAGACTTGTCTTTTAGAGGGAAACATGTTCCTGAGTGTTTTTGGACCAGCGATAGTGAGTTGTCCAATGGTCCTTCTTCGTCTAAGAGACCAAGGACGGATGGTGACACAGATTGGTTCAGTCCTCCAATAGTTCCTCTTGATGCTAACGAGCACTGGCTTCACGAGGACTGCGCAATTTGGTCCGCAGGCGTCTTTTTGGTTCGGGGAAAGCTGTACGGGTTGGAAAATGCGGTCAGGTTGGCCAAAACGTCG GTTTGTTCAACGTGTCAAAGAAAGGGAGCGACGCTGGGCTGTGTTTTGAAAGGCTGCCCGAGCAAATACCACTACACTTGTGCGCTGCGGTCTG GTTGTGTATTAAATGAAGATAATTTCTCAATGAAATGCAGAAAGCACAAG aACAAGTCCATTAAAGGATCATCATATCATCAAATCAACAGGTGA